One genomic segment of Clostridium saccharoperbutylacetonicum N1-4(HMT) includes these proteins:
- a CDS encoding helix-turn-helix domain-containing protein — protein sequence MNSENAQINIDEEVIIKKKKRGDLSYYTISQVSSLLDEEDKNILYYTNVFDNILQIEISDKELRYTARDIDKLEFLIKLKNKGMTIKEIQNYCQEFQLDIGAMIQNKENKEIEDFKKYLADKITENNQLFVQKVAEAVVQEQNKYMENLKDTILNELKDHIDSKFRIEHKTEENSLESTITTQLNEFNQLSISRDNNLINEIKKFKNVIEQAYYIQNEVQSKKTGLLSKLFKIIHSR from the coding sequence ATGAATTCTGAAAATGCACAAATAAATATTGATGAAGAAGTTATAATAAAAAAGAAAAAAAGAGGAGATTTATCATATTATACAATTAGTCAGGTATCTTCTTTACTAGATGAAGAAGACAAAAATATACTCTATTATACCAACGTTTTTGATAATATTTTACAAATAGAAATATCAGATAAAGAATTACGATATACAGCTAGAGATATAGATAAACTTGAATTTTTAATTAAATTAAAGAACAAAGGAATGACTATTAAAGAAATTCAAAATTACTGCCAAGAATTTCAGTTAGATATTGGCGCTATGATACAAAACAAGGAAAATAAAGAAATTGAAGACTTTAAAAAATATTTAGCTGACAAGATTACTGAAAATAATCAATTATTCGTTCAAAAAGTTGCTGAAGCAGTAGTTCAAGAACAAAATAAATACATGGAAAATCTTAAAGATACTATTTTAAATGAACTTAAGGATCACATTGACTCTAAATTTCGTATAGAACATAAAACTGAAGAAAATTCGTTAGAAAGCACTATAACTACACAACTTAATGAATTTAATCAATTATCCATATCTAGAGATAACAATTTGATAAATGAAATTAAAAAATTTAAGAATGTAATTGAGCAAGCTTATTACATTCAAAATGAAGTTCAATCTAAAAAAACTGGATTATTATCAAAATTATTTAAAATTATTCATTCGAGATAA
- the ileS gene encoding isoleucine--tRNA ligase, giving the protein MYNKVDSSKGTVNIEKDIAKLWKEKDIIKKSFDSNQDGEYFTFYDGPPTANGRPHVGHILTRVMKDIIPRYKVMKGHRVLRKAGWDTHGLPVELEIEKKLGISGKEQIEDFGVEKFIKECKDSVFSYVSLWEDMSHQIGYWVDMEDPYVTYHDNYIESEWWALKKLWDKGLLYKGHKVMPYCPRCGTALSSHEVAQGYKDVKDLTATAKFKVKGEENKYILAWTTTPWTLPSNLALCINKAYTYADVKVGDEVYVLAKDLIGTVLKDLEHEVIKEYKGEELLGTEYEQLMPFAKVEGKAFVVIHGDYVTLSDGTGIVHIAPAYGEDDSLVAKQNGIAFVNLVDASGNFVSEVTPWAGKFVKKCDESICNYLEENNKLFDKHKHLHSYPHCWRCDTPLLYYPKDSWFVAMTQMRDKLLENNDKVNWYPDNIRTGRFGKFLENVIDWGISRDRYWGTPLPIWQCECGHRDCIGSRAELEEKATTDCKGIELHKPYVDGIKLKCPDCGKEMTRTNEVIDCWFDSGSMPFAQWHYPFENKEKFEKNFPAQFISEAVDQTRGWFYTLMALSTCLFDTNPFENCIVLGHVLDKKGLKMSKSKGNVVDPFEVLNSQGADATRWHFYTASAPWLPTRFSVDDVAETQRKFLGTLWNVYSFYVLYAEIDNFDPTKYADFVSENVMDKWIISKLNTLIETVDDGLNTYKITQAALAIEDFTDELSNWYVRRNRARYWTQELTDDKIGAYVTLYKVLVNLVKVASPFVPFMTEEIYQNLVLNLDKNAPESIHLCSWPEVNKEAINEELEKEMDLAYTLVKLGRSARNAANIKNRQPLSELLISTKSLPEYYGDIVKEELNIKMVELGADLSKYVNFEIKPNLPVIGKMYGKLIPQIKKAISEKNQMELAQKIQNGESETIVVNDTEIVLTNENLLVTMQGLEGYAFAGEGELGVVLDTTVTPELQEEGHVREIISKIQNMRKDKGFEVADKIKLYVANNDMLVEVIKKFEETIKKETLTNEVIYNKEADYSEAAINGEILKMTVEVIK; this is encoded by the coding sequence ATGTACAACAAGGTAGATTCGTCAAAAGGTACCGTCAACATCGAAAAAGACATAGCAAAGCTTTGGAAGGAAAAAGATATTATAAAAAAGAGCTTTGATTCTAATCAGGATGGAGAGTATTTCACTTTCTATGATGGACCTCCAACAGCAAATGGAAGACCTCATGTTGGTCATATTTTAACTAGAGTTATGAAAGATATTATTCCAAGATATAAAGTTATGAAGGGCCATAGAGTTCTAAGAAAAGCAGGATGGGATACTCATGGGCTTCCTGTAGAATTAGAAATAGAAAAGAAGCTTGGAATTTCAGGAAAAGAACAAATTGAAGATTTTGGCGTGGAAAAGTTTATTAAAGAATGTAAAGATAGTGTATTCTCATATGTTAGCTTATGGGAAGATATGTCACATCAAATAGGATATTGGGTTGATATGGAAGATCCGTATGTAACTTACCATGATAATTATATTGAATCAGAATGGTGGGCACTAAAGAAATTATGGGATAAAGGCTTATTATACAAAGGTCATAAGGTAATGCCTTATTGCCCAAGATGTGGAACTGCTCTTTCATCTCATGAAGTTGCTCAAGGATATAAGGATGTTAAAGACTTAACTGCAACAGCTAAGTTTAAAGTTAAAGGAGAAGAAAACAAGTATATACTTGCTTGGACAACAACTCCTTGGACATTACCATCTAACTTAGCATTATGTATCAATAAGGCTTACACATATGCTGATGTTAAAGTCGGTGATGAAGTTTATGTATTAGCTAAGGACTTAATAGGAACAGTTCTTAAAGATTTAGAACATGAAGTAATTAAAGAGTATAAAGGTGAAGAATTATTAGGTACTGAATACGAACAATTAATGCCTTTTGCTAAAGTTGAAGGTAAAGCGTTTGTAGTAATCCATGGAGATTATGTAACACTTTCAGATGGTACTGGTATAGTACATATTGCACCAGCTTATGGTGAAGATGATAGTCTTGTTGCAAAGCAAAATGGTATTGCATTTGTAAATTTAGTAGATGCAAGTGGTAATTTTGTTTCAGAAGTAACTCCATGGGCAGGAAAGTTTGTTAAAAAGTGTGATGAAAGTATCTGTAATTACTTAGAAGAAAATAATAAGTTATTTGATAAGCATAAACATCTTCACTCATATCCTCATTGCTGGAGATGTGATACACCACTTTTATATTATCCAAAAGACAGCTGGTTCGTTGCAATGACTCAAATGAGAGATAAGTTACTTGAAAATAATGATAAAGTAAACTGGTATCCTGATAACATTAGAACAGGAAGATTTGGTAAATTCCTTGAAAATGTTATTGATTGGGGTATTTCGAGAGATAGATACTGGGGGACACCACTTCCAATATGGCAATGTGAATGTGGTCATAGAGATTGCATTGGAAGCAGAGCTGAATTGGAAGAAAAGGCAACTACAGACTGCAAAGGTATAGAATTGCACAAACCTTATGTAGATGGAATCAAGTTAAAATGTCCTGATTGTGGGAAGGAAATGACTAGAACTAATGAAGTAATTGACTGTTGGTTCGATTCAGGATCAATGCCTTTTGCACAATGGCACTATCCATTTGAAAACAAAGAAAAATTTGAAAAGAATTTTCCAGCTCAATTTATATCAGAAGCTGTTGACCAAACAAGAGGATGGTTCTATACATTAATGGCACTATCAACATGTTTATTTGATACAAATCCATTTGAAAACTGTATAGTACTAGGTCACGTATTAGATAAAAAGGGACTTAAGATGTCTAAGTCTAAGGGAAATGTTGTTGATCCATTTGAAGTGCTAAATAGTCAAGGTGCAGATGCTACAAGATGGCATTTTTACACTGCAAGTGCTCCATGGCTTCCAACAAGATTTTCAGTTGATGACGTTGCAGAAACTCAAAGAAAGTTCTTAGGAACTTTATGGAATGTATATTCATTCTATGTGTTATATGCTGAAATAGATAATTTTGATCCAACTAAGTATGCAGATTTTGTTTCAGAAAATGTAATGGATAAATGGATTATATCTAAGCTAAATACATTAATTGAAACAGTTGATGATGGATTAAACACTTATAAGATCACTCAAGCAGCGTTAGCTATTGAAGATTTTACAGATGAGTTATCAAACTGGTATGTAAGAAGAAACAGAGCTAGATACTGGACACAAGAATTAACAGATGATAAGATTGGTGCTTATGTAACATTATATAAAGTGTTAGTTAATTTAGTTAAGGTAGCATCACCATTTGTACCATTTATGACAGAGGAGATTTATCAAAACTTAGTTTTAAATCTTGATAAGAATGCTCCAGAGAGTATTCACTTATGTAGCTGGCCAGAAGTAAATAAGGAAGCTATAAATGAAGAATTAGAAAAGGAAATGGATTTAGCTTATACATTAGTTAAGCTTGGAAGAAGTGCTAGAAATGCTGCTAACATTAAAAATAGACAGCCACTTTCAGAATTGCTTATTTCAACAAAATCGCTTCCAGAGTATTATGGAGATATAGTAAAAGAAGAATTAAATATCAAGATGGTTGAATTAGGAGCTGACCTTTCTAAATATGTTAACTTCGAAATTAAACCAAACTTACCTGTTATAGGTAAAATGTATGGTAAATTAATTCCTCAGATCAAAAAAGCAATTTCGGAAAAGAATCAAATGGAATTAGCTCAAAAGATTCAAAATGGTGAAAGCGAAACTATAGTTGTTAATGATACAGAAATAGTTCTTACAAACGAAAATCTTTTAGTTACAATGCAGGGATTAGAAGGTTATGCATTTGCAGGTGAAGGTGAACTAGGAGTTGTTTTAGATACTACAGTAACACCAGAACTTCAAGAAGAAGGTCATGTAAGAGAAATTATTTCAAAGATTCAAAATATGAGAAAAGATAAAGGTTTTGAAGTAGCAGATAAGATAAAGCTTTATGTAGCAAATAATGATATGTTAGTTGAAGTTATTAAGAAGTTTGAAGAAACAATTAAGAAAGAAACTTTAACTAATGAAGTTATTTATAACAAAGAAGCTGATTATTCAGAAGCGGCTATTAATGGTGAAATATTAAAGATGACAGTAGAAGTCATAAAATAG
- a CDS encoding radical SAM protein: MTNSINTIDNNNLNMLNECKLCNRNCKVNRNNDETGFCKASNKVRLAKAFLHLWEEPPISQGKGSGTVFFSHCNFNCVFCQNYDISQGNTEIQNPNCKTSVIGLDVSIERLSEIFLELQEKGANNINLVTPTHYVPQIIEALKIAKKNNLNIPILYNTNGYDSIETLKALNGYIDVYLPDFKYFNDKYALKYSKVSNYASNTIKVVDEMLNQVGTPKFDSEGRIIKGVIVRHLMLPGLLFDSKKIVDLLYSRYGSNIYISLMNQYVPMFNACNYPEINKRLNTKHYDSLINYALELGVTNGFIQDEGSNTTDFIPSFNLDGILKSQ; the protein is encoded by the coding sequence ATGACCAATTCAATTAATACAATAGACAACAATAATTTAAATATGCTTAATGAATGTAAACTCTGCAATAGAAACTGCAAGGTTAATAGAAATAATGATGAAACTGGATTCTGCAAAGCTTCAAATAAAGTAAGACTTGCCAAAGCCTTCTTGCATCTTTGGGAGGAGCCACCTATTTCTCAAGGAAAAGGATCAGGAACTGTATTTTTTTCTCACTGTAACTTTAATTGTGTGTTTTGTCAAAACTATGATATAAGCCAAGGAAATACCGAAATACAAAATCCAAACTGCAAAACTTCAGTTATAGGACTAGATGTATCTATTGAAAGACTTTCCGAAATATTTTTGGAACTCCAAGAAAAAGGAGCTAATAATATAAATTTAGTCACACCAACTCACTATGTTCCTCAAATTATTGAAGCATTAAAAATTGCAAAAAAAAATAATCTAAATATACCTATACTTTATAATACAAATGGTTATGATTCTATTGAAACACTCAAAGCACTAAATGGATATATTGATGTTTACTTACCAGATTTTAAGTACTTTAATGATAAATATGCATTAAAATATTCTAAGGTAAGCAACTATGCTTCTAACACCATAAAAGTAGTTGATGAAATGTTAAATCAAGTTGGTACTCCTAAATTTGATTCCGAAGGAAGAATAATTAAAGGTGTTATTGTACGACACTTGATGCTCCCTGGACTTCTTTTTGACTCAAAAAAAATAGTTGATCTTCTTTATAGCAGATATGGCAGCAATATATATATTAGTTTAATGAATCAATATGTTCCTATGTTTAATGCTTGTAATTATCCTGAAATAAATAAGAGGCTAAATACAAAACATTACGATAGTTTAATAAATTATGCCTTAGAACTTGGAGTTACAAATGGATTTATTCAAGATGAAGGTTCTAATACTACAGATTTTATTCCTTCATTTAATTTAGATGGAATATTAAAATCACAATAG
- a CDS encoding LacI family DNA-binding transcriptional regulator translates to MATSIKDVAKEAGVSIATVSRVLNDIDVVNEDTKKKVLDAIKKLGYRPNIVARSLKTQRTKTIGILLPDISNQFYPEIVRGAEDVSNIYDYNIILCNSDLDIEKEKEYLRVLKEKMVDGVIYMSISLNSEILDLINELDVKTVLVETKDREGVLPSVTIDNVKASYDSTKLLIQKGIKEIAFIGVGKDSENAWGDRFIGYEKAMKEAGIKIDQELVYFESMKVKSGYEGIQKFLKDKKKFKGVVCASDDIAMGAINALRDNKLKVPKDVSVVGFNDNFAASIFYPKITTISQPTYDMGSVAMRMLIKLLNKKELEEPHYVLEHELIERESTI, encoded by the coding sequence ATGGCTACTTCTATAAAGGATGTTGCAAAGGAAGCTGGAGTATCAATTGCAACTGTTTCTAGAGTTTTAAATGATATCGATGTAGTAAATGAAGATACAAAGAAAAAAGTTTTAGATGCAATAAAAAAACTTGGATATAGACCTAATATAGTTGCACGAAGTTTAAAAACTCAAAGAACAAAAACAATAGGAATCTTACTTCCAGATATATCAAATCAATTTTACCCAGAAATTGTGAGAGGTGCTGAGGATGTTTCCAATATATATGATTATAATATAATATTGTGTAATTCAGACTTGGACATAGAAAAAGAAAAAGAATACTTAAGAGTACTCAAAGAAAAAATGGTTGACGGTGTAATCTATATGAGTATCTCTCTTAATTCAGAAATATTAGATTTAATAAATGAATTAGATGTAAAGACTGTCTTAGTTGAAACTAAAGATAGAGAAGGTGTACTGCCAAGTGTAACGATTGATAACGTTAAAGCAAGCTATGATAGTACAAAGTTATTAATTCAAAAAGGAATAAAAGAAATTGCATTCATAGGTGTTGGTAAAGATAGTGAAAATGCTTGGGGAGATAGATTTATCGGATATGAAAAGGCTATGAAGGAAGCAGGCATAAAAATAGATCAAGAGTTAGTGTATTTTGAGTCAATGAAAGTAAAGAGCGGGTATGAAGGAATACAAAAATTCTTAAAGGATAAAAAGAAATTTAAAGGTGTAGTATGTGCATCTGATGATATTGCTATGGGAGCAATAAATGCTTTAAGAGATAATAAGTTAAAAGTTCCAAAGGATGTAAGTGTAGTTGGATTTAATGATAATTTTGCTGCATCAATATTCTATCCAAAGATTACTACAATCTCACAACCAACTTATGATATGGGATCAGTAGCTATGAGAATGCTTATAAAACTTTTAAATAAAAAAGAACTAGAAGAACCACATTATGTTTTAGAACATGAATTGATTGAAAGAGAAAGTACGATTTAA
- a CDS encoding MATE family efflux transporter: MNSQKRLEEMSVGKLLLEFSIPAVIGMLVNTLYNIIDRVFIGHIEGIGELAMAGVGITMPLMTIILAFGMLIGIGTATKVSIKLGEHDREGAEKLLGNAFSLIIIISILLTILGIIFVDPLLKMFGASDNIIVFGREFIQIIFMGCIFNMISFGLTHSIRSDGSPKIAMMIMITSAVINTILEPIFIFGLGLGVRGGALGTVIAQLISSIWILYYFTKGSSVLKIRRSNLKLDKAIVLSIFAIGISPFIMQLSQSAVQVVANNSLQTYGGDIAVGAMTIINSVALIFLMPIFGLNQGLQPIIGYNFGAKRHDRVRQAVRYGIIAATIIVSIGFIVIEGFAEKLVVIFNNDSSLIEVTAHGIRIFLVMLPLVGCQIIITNYFQSIGKVKISMFLSLLRQVIILIPCMLIIPVFKGLDGVWIAGATSDILSVMVTLIVFAKVSKKVKENNDKEKIIFEN; this comes from the coding sequence ATGAATAGTCAAAAACGATTAGAAGAAATGAGTGTAGGTAAGTTACTATTAGAATTTTCGATTCCAGCAGTTATTGGTATGTTGGTTAATACTTTATATAACATAATTGATAGAGTATTTATTGGACATATTGAAGGGATAGGAGAATTAGCAATGGCCGGTGTTGGAATAACAATGCCGTTAATGACTATAATATTGGCGTTTGGAATGCTAATTGGGATTGGTACAGCTACAAAGGTGTCAATAAAACTGGGGGAACATGATAGAGAAGGGGCAGAAAAACTTTTAGGAAATGCTTTTTCATTAATAATTATTATAAGTATTTTACTTACAATACTAGGAATTATATTTGTAGATCCACTGTTAAAAATGTTTGGAGCAAGTGATAATATTATAGTTTTTGGTAGGGAATTTATTCAAATAATCTTCATGGGATGCATATTTAATATGATAAGTTTTGGTCTTACTCACTCAATTAGAAGTGATGGAAGTCCTAAAATAGCAATGATGATTATGATAACAAGTGCAGTTATAAATACAATTTTAGAACCAATATTTATTTTTGGGTTAGGACTTGGTGTTAGAGGTGGAGCACTTGGAACAGTTATTGCACAATTAATAAGTAGTATTTGGATTTTATATTACTTTACCAAGGGCTCTAGTGTTCTTAAGATTAGAAGAAGTAATTTAAAACTTGATAAAGCAATTGTGTTAAGTATTTTTGCAATTGGAATAAGTCCATTTATTATGCAACTTTCACAAAGCGCTGTTCAAGTAGTAGCCAATAATTCATTGCAAACATATGGTGGAGATATAGCAGTTGGTGCAATGACAATTATAAATAGTGTTGCATTAATATTTTTAATGCCTATCTTTGGATTGAATCAAGGTCTTCAACCTATAATAGGGTATAATTTTGGTGCAAAAAGACATGATAGAGTTAGGCAGGCTGTAAGATATGGGATTATTGCTGCAACAATAATCGTATCAATTGGTTTTATTGTTATTGAAGGTTTTGCTGAAAAATTAGTTGTAATATTTAATAATGACTCTTCTCTTATAGAAGTTACGGCACATGGAATAAGAATATTTCTTGTAATGCTTCCACTAGTGGGATGTCAAATTATAATTACAAACTATTTTCAATCTATTGGCAAGGTTAAAATTTCAATGTTTTTAAGTTTGTTGCGCCAAGTTATAATATTAATCCCTTGTATGCTTATAATACCAGTGTTTAAGGGATTGGATGGAGTTTGGATTGCTGGAGCAACATCAGACATTTTGTCAGTTATGGTTACATTAATTGTTTTTGCAAAAGTATCAAAAAAGGTGAAAGAAAATAATGACAAAGAAAAAATTATATTTGAAAATTAA
- a CDS encoding cell division protein FtsZ encodes MEKSKILLVALGQGAGNVVDGLLSKNKSYNGLFFNSSLFDIKPLKNANIDKNVYLYPGTDGSGRDRTKSKEMIKDNANAIGTLLRKYPQTEVMVVFTSMAGGTGSGAIKTFIQIASAAIPTTKINVVAILPSLTEDQLSLRNTIECWNDINSIMDLISDIKFVDNNKRNTYKEINNEVVDNLDLAYNLMGTHIDGTIDRKDSLRINTADGSGLVFKLYDGLKDAKSAIDLAIQNSIFAQPDTYDCDYLGINLKIDGYDPNEIAKSFEVYRSTYITYNNDFNVVVLGGCETPTKSIKLIKMALDDKSKRKLERSKKRSLIIDFDDEGSTKENNSGIEDSHVGDGGELEFSFE; translated from the coding sequence ATGGAAAAGAGCAAAATATTATTAGTTGCATTAGGACAAGGTGCTGGCAATGTAGTAGATGGTTTATTGAGTAAGAATAAAAGTTATAATGGATTATTTTTCAATAGTAGTTTGTTTGATATTAAGCCGTTAAAAAATGCAAATATCGACAAAAATGTTTATTTATATCCAGGAACTGATGGCTCTGGAAGAGATCGTACTAAATCAAAAGAAATGATAAAAGATAATGCAAATGCTATAGGGACTTTATTAAGAAAATATCCTCAAACAGAAGTTATGGTTGTCTTTACAAGCATGGCAGGTGGGACAGGATCAGGTGCAATTAAAACGTTTATACAAATAGCATCTGCTGCCATACCTACAACAAAAATAAATGTGGTGGCAATTTTACCAAGTTTAACTGAAGATCAGTTATCATTAAGAAACACTATAGAATGCTGGAATGATATTAACAGTATAATGGATTTGATAAGTGATATTAAGTTTGTTGATAATAATAAAAGAAATACATATAAAGAGATAAACAATGAAGTGGTTGATAATTTAGATTTGGCATATAATCTAATGGGAACGCATATTGATGGTACTATTGATAGGAAAGATTCATTGAGAATAAATACAGCAGATGGATCAGGGCTTGTCTTTAAACTTTATGATGGATTAAAAGATGCAAAGAGTGCTATAGATTTAGCTATACAAAATAGTATATTTGCGCAACCAGATACATATGATTGTGATTATTTAGGTATAAATCTAAAAATCGATGGTTATGATCCAAATGAAATTGCTAAAAGTTTTGAAGTTTATAGAAGTACTTATATCACATACAATAATGACTTTAATGTAGTTGTTCTTGGAGGTTGCGAAACTCCTACAAAATCAATTAAATTAATAAAAATGGCATTAGATGATAAATCTAAGAGAAAGTTGGAAAGATCTAAAAAGAGAAGTTTAATTATAGATTTTGATGATGAAGGTAGTACTAAAGAAAATAATAGTGGAATAGAAGACTCTCATGTAGGTGATGGTGGAGAGCTAGAATTTTCTTTTGAATAG
- a CDS encoding TIGR01212 family radical SAM protein (This family includes YhcC from E. coli K-12, an uncharacterized radical SAM protein.), with the protein MNNFWNGKRYHSLNYFLRDKFGEKVFKISLDGGFSCPNRDGKISSGGCLFCSERGSGDFAGNRELSITKQFNNIKDMMAKKWKNGKYIAYFQAYTNTYAPVEELRKKYEEALKQEDVVAIAIATRPDCLDDDILDLLEEINNRVYLWIELGLQSYSDETAKLINRGYKLEVFEEAMIKLTEKNIDVVVHDILGLPGETKADMLKTINYIAHSGAKGIKLHLLHLMENTPMVKLYEQGKLEFLSQEDYIELITEGITLLPKDMIVHRLTGDAPRNLLIGPMWSLKKWEVLNSIDKVMEENDLWQGKNFKE; encoded by the coding sequence ATGAATAATTTTTGGAATGGTAAAAGATATCATAGTTTAAATTATTTTTTAAGAGATAAATTTGGTGAAAAGGTATTTAAAATATCTTTAGATGGAGGTTTTTCTTGTCCTAATAGAGATGGCAAGATAAGTAGTGGAGGCTGCCTTTTTTGCAGTGAAAGAGGCTCAGGAGATTTTGCAGGTAATAGGGAATTATCTATTACAAAACAGTTTAACAATATTAAAGATATGATGGCTAAGAAATGGAAGAATGGAAAGTATATTGCTTATTTTCAAGCTTACACAAATACATATGCACCAGTTGAGGAGCTTAGAAAAAAATATGAAGAGGCATTAAAGCAGGAAGATGTTGTAGCTATTGCAATAGCTACAAGACCAGATTGTCTAGATGATGATATTTTAGATTTATTAGAGGAAATAAATAATAGAGTTTATCTTTGGATAGAACTTGGACTTCAATCGTATAGTGATGAAACGGCAAAATTGATAAACAGAGGATATAAGCTTGAAGTTTTTGAAGAAGCAATGATCAAGTTAACGGAAAAAAATATTGATGTAGTAGTTCATGACATTTTAGGATTACCAGGTGAGACTAAGGCTGATATGTTAAAAACTATAAATTACATTGCTCATTCAGGTGCGAAGGGAATTAAACTTCATTTGTTACATCTAATGGAGAATACACCTATGGTTAAGTTGTATGAGCAAGGAAAGCTAGAATTTTTATCACAAGAAGATTATATTGAGTTAATAACCGAGGGAATAACTCTTTTGCCAAAAGATATGATAGTTCATAGACTAACAGGAGATGCACCAAGAAATCTTTTAATTGGACCAATGTGGAGTTTGAAAAAATGGGAAGTGCTTAACTCAATAGATAAGGTTATGGAAGAAAATGATTTATGGCAAGGAAAGAATTTTAAGGAGTAA
- a CDS encoding 2-phosphosulfolactate phosphatase family protein: MKVDIIISANDIVESKIKDKVVVVIDMFRATSVIVTALSNGCEEVIPYLTIEETLEAADKICRDNYLLGGERNAVKIDGFDLSNSPLEYTEDIVKNKKVLFTTTNGTRTLARSKYAGRILIGAMINAKAVAKKLIELNQDAVIINAGTNGNFSMDDYICSGYIINEMLVYGEKLELTDIAKTANIIYEGNLEIMSYVKQATHYSVMKALNLDNDISYCTKKSIIDIVPEYKDNKITILI, encoded by the coding sequence GTGAAAGTAGATATTATAATATCCGCTAATGATATAGTGGAAAGTAAAATTAAGGATAAAGTTGTTGTAGTAATTGATATGTTTAGGGCAACTTCAGTAATAGTTACAGCGTTAAGTAATGGATGTGAAGAAGTCATTCCATATTTAACAATAGAAGAAACATTGGAGGCTGCAGATAAAATTTGTAGAGATAATTACTTATTGGGAGGAGAACGTAATGCTGTCAAAATAGATGGTTTTGATTTATCTAATTCTCCATTAGAGTACACAGAGGATATTGTAAAAAACAAGAAAGTTTTATTTACAACAACAAATGGGACTAGGACGCTTGCTAGATCAAAGTATGCAGGAAGAATATTAATAGGTGCTATGATAAATGCAAAGGCAGTAGCTAAAAAATTAATTGAATTAAATCAAGATGCAGTTATTATAAATGCAGGAACCAATGGAAATTTTTCCATGGATGATTATATTTGCAGTGGGTATATAATTAATGAAATGTTAGTTTATGGTGAAAAGTTAGAACTTACGGATATAGCAAAGACAGCTAATATAATATATGAAGGAAATTTAGAGATAATGAGTTATGTAAAGCAAGCAACGCATTATTCAGTTATGAAAGCTCTAAATTTGGATAATGACATTAGTTATTGCACTAAAAAAAGTATTATAGATATAGTTCCAGAGTATAAAGATAATAAGATAACAATATTAATTTAA
- a CDS encoding (2Fe-2S)-binding protein, with protein sequence MENDLNEAILDKLTKTCTCKLITRAKIKEAIKNGASTVEEVQKATGAGSGNCKGKNCSPRIYQLIKQYNNK encoded by the coding sequence ATGGAAAATGATTTAAATGAAGCTATTTTAGATAAATTAACCAAAACTTGTACCTGTAAGCTAATTACTAGAGCTAAAATCAAAGAGGCTATTAAAAATGGTGCTTCAACTGTAGAAGAAGTTCAAAAAGCTACAGGTGCCGGAAGTGGTAATTGCAAAGGAAAAAATTGTTCACCAAGGATTTATCAATTAATCAAACAATATAACAATAAATAA